In Nitrosarchaeum sp., a genomic segment contains:
- a CDS encoding stage II sporulation protein M yields MSKIRIIIFFIFMGLFTTAYQIGSMSTVSDEEATAFMSEFEKLVKDIDAMGIFLHNSTISLPMFIPGFGVIWGLFSAWSTGFAFSAIVSISPELAKVPPLAILFLSPFGIMELTAYSLATSRSFILIKEVYRKSNLIPFLKPTVIEIGIVLGLLLAGGYLEYYMIKLVQDESITLPGF; encoded by the coding sequence ATGTCTAAGATTAGAATAATCATATTTTTTATATTTATGGGATTGTTCACAACTGCATATCAAATCGGTTCAATGTCTACAGTCAGCGACGAAGAGGCTACTGCATTTATGTCCGAATTTGAAAAATTAGTTAAAGATATCGATGCAATGGGAATCTTCCTTCATAACTCGACAATTTCATTACCAATGTTTATTCCTGGATTTGGAGTGATATGGGGATTATTTTCAGCTTGGTCAACTGGATTTGCTTTTTCAGCAATAGTTTCAATCTCTCCAGAACTAGCAAAAGTTCCACCACTGGCAATTCTCTTTTTATCACCATTTGGCATAATGGAACTTACTGCCTATTCTTTAGCTACATCTAGAAGTTTCATATTGATTAAAGAAGTATATAGAAAATCTAACCTAATTCCATTTCTAAAACCTACTGTGATAGAAATAGGCATAGTGTTAGGACTACTATTGGCAGGTGGATATCTAGAGTATTATATGATTAAATTAGTTCAAGACGAATCCATCACACTTCCTGGATTTTAA